The genomic stretch AGTACTTAAGTTTGTGTGTAAAGTCTTAAACTGAACTTGGCTGCACCACAAATCTAAACTAGCAACAACAAACTAATGCGTACGTCATTTTAACGTAACGGTAACATGTTTAGAACCGATCtataaatgtatattattaaaatataataaatgtatattattaaaatataataaatccCATCACTTAGCATTTAGTGTTTTTAACTATAttaaccccccaaaaaaatcatgtttttctgttttttctatgTTGTTTCCATTGGTTCCCCCAACACATTCCGCTGCTCAGTGTTTccaacaatgtaaatgttccctggaaggttctacagtggtttaaaggtctgattgtgagctttaaatcagttcctccaggtgtaaagttcgtatttgtaccttttcataaccgaatcttttaaaacagaacagtagaataaaagcctggaggcggaggggtgtgtgtggagtcagtccagcttagaacaggtCATTTCAATGTTTTACGGTACAATAGACCACTACAGTCTTGcgtcatgcccatattaggaactccaaGTCTGAGCTCCATTTCTATTTGGCCAAATCGCCGTGttaaaaacaaatgttcagAACCTGATACGTTTCGGACTGTTCACATTTCTCTCTCaaatgtcactggatcctcttAATCAGAAGTCACTAACAGGTGGACCACggtccgagtccagacccagacgctgttCTACGCGGGCCTGGACCTGTAATgtataaactatggagaattatctcattttgatggggtggtcctgttttaatcggcgtagcttttctagcctttacggtagcttCAGAAagtcacagaccaatcgcatgcgttATGAATATCACACgagacgctactcagccaatcagatctgtgcattgcGAAGAGCCCTGAGACTCAAGTGAGTGGTGCCACatgggagggacgaggcgagaaacagcagtcagagaagaaagtgagccagagggaagttattccacatgacgtgtaacagtaaatgttggtgaaatctgaccgaactggactttatttgatctgatgttcagtaaatgttgttgaaatctgactgaattggactttatttgatctgatgttcagtaaatgttgttgaaatctgactgaattggactttatttgatctgatgttcagtaaatgttgttgaaatctgaccgaactggactttatttgatctgatgttcagtaaatgttgttgaaatctgactgaattggactttatttgatctgatgttcagtaaatgttgttgaaatctgaccgaactggactttatttgatctgatgttcagtaaatgttgttgaaatctgaccgaactggactttatttgatctgatgttcagtaaatgttgttgaaatctgaccgaactggactttatttgatctgatattcagctgtcgactgtataagatgttgatattcctgctcggctacttcagtaaacagtatatggcactgagtcgtAACGCAAGTTAGACATGATGATGTTTGGACTTTTGCTTGAGAGAATTTTCTCAACCTGGAccttatttgaattttatttaaatactcCAGCTCTAAATTATGACGTTATTAAAGAGCCTTAATACTAATATTGCTACAGGCGAGCTGAAGTTGCTGCGCCACAATTTGACGTCACTAAGCTACACGAAACTAAGGTGGTCTCTGGTGGTGTTCTGGCGGTTGTGCTACCTTATCGAAATGTTTTACCGTAGTGTATATTTACAGGTATACACAAACAGAACCTCTAGGTAGGAAATTTTGATTTTCAAAAACACCTTAGTGTTAAAACTACgaggctgaaatcagcttctttaTCGCCGGCTGCTTCATTGAatagctgcaccatttaaggtggaacggggaaaagTCCTCAGAAAAAGTTACCAGATTAAAATGATAACTGGTATATTCTGAGAGCCTAAATCAGCTGATCAGCGGCTGACATTAAACAGAGTCTGTCCTGGATTAGAGTGCATGACGGGAATTCAGTGCGCAGGTAACTTTAGCTCACCTGTAGCAAAATTCATATTACACCTTTTTAATGACTTCGTACTTCAGAGGATCCGGTGATGTTCgagagaagaatgttcacaggacaaaacgtatcgggttctgaacatttttgctTACCACAAAATAGCAACAAAATAGCACCCAATTAATCTGCCCACTGTGAAATGGAGTTTAGACCCAGAGCTCCTGATATGAGCACAAGAGAATGGCGCCAAATAGTGGCctgttatgttccctgaccaaaGGTCCCAAGATGTACTGCCCCAGAGAtaaggggtactgccccagtgacgaggggtactgccccagtgatgaagggtactgccccagagatgaggggtcctgccccagtgacgaGGGGTACTGCCACAGAGacgaggggtactgccccagagatgaggggtcctgccccagtgacgaGGGGTACTGCCACAGAGACGAGGGGTACTGCCATAGAGacgaggggtactgccccagagATGAGGGGTCCTGTCCCAGTGacgaggggtactgccccagagatgaggggtcctgccccagtgacgaggggtactgccccagagACGAGGGGTACTGTCCCAGTGACGAGGGGTACTGCCACAGAGacgaggggtactgccccagtgacgaGGGGTACTGCCACAGAGACGAGGGGTACTGCCACAGAGacgaggggtactgccccagagACGAGGGGTACTGCCACAGAGacgaggggtactgccccagtgacgaggggtactgccccagagACGAGGGGTTCTGCCCCAGAGACCTTTTCTTTTTAACCTTCACTTCTGAGGGTGATGTTAAGCTAGTTTCTGTGGTGCAACCCATTCTGATTTAGTAATGCATAAACCTGAATTTTGTAAATAACTGCTATAATTAACTACTATAATTAACATTTGATCTGGCGCAACCAACTCCTGagctttgcttacatcttaaccgtttgactgaaatactgaaaaatgagtggaaatCTCCTTCATGACGCCATTTTAGGCCCACTGTGAAAATACATAAGTAAATAAGACTTCGGGAATAAAGTCGGAACATTTTGAATATAAAGTTGTAttatttagaataaaatcataatatttcgATAAAAAGTCAAAGTTACAAGGATAAACTAGGTGAACTGCAGGGGCTGCCAGAACACAgtggggtctcggttgctgtacTAGCGGCGGTGAAGACGCCGAGCACACCGGAGTACCGGAGACGGAGTATTTCTTCTTCGGTGAAACCGATACGAAAGCGCAACTCTACCAACTCATCGACATCAACGTCCCTCATTTTAACACGAGGAGGTTGTTGCTACCTTCCTCTTGCAAACCTGTTGGCCACAACTTTGTGACTTTTCCTGGTAAAATCCCACAAAGTCACAATTCcatgactttattctcgaaaCATCCCgactttattttagaaaatccaactattataatttatttttattttattttttttaacagtggtcCTAAAATGCCATTGCTGTTCTCCTTTAATACGGCCTGTCTCCAGCGTGAACGGTCTGGTGTCGTAGTAGACTGTTCTTATGAGTGAAGCTCTTCCCGCACTGCAAGCAGTCGAAGGGTCTCTCCCCCGTGTGAGTGCGCTGGTGGAGCTGGAGATGATTCCACTGCGtaaagctcttcccacactctaaACAGTTGTACGGCCTCTCTCCCGTGTGGATGCGCATGTGTTGCTGGAGGGTGCTCTGCTGAGCAAAGCTCCTCCCGCAGTACAAGCACTGGAAGGGCTTCTCTCCCGTGTGGGTGCGCAGGTGGTTCTTGAGGGTCCCTCCCGTGATGAAGCTCTTCCCGCACTGCGGGCAGAAGtacggcttctctccggtgtgaacGCGCTGGTGCAGCTGGAGGGTGCTCAGTCGATTGAAGCTCTTCCCGCACTGCGTGCAGGAATATggcttctctcccgtgtgaTTGTGTTGGTGCGTCATGAGGGAGCTCCTGTCCATAAAGCTCAGGCCACACTCGGCGCAGATGTACGGCCTCTCTCCCGTGTGAGTGCGCTGGTGTTTCCGGAAATTGCTGCTGTCGCTGAAGCTCTTCCCGCACTCCGAGCAGaaatacggcttctctcccgtATGGATCCGCTGGTGTTGCTGGAGATGGCTCTGCTGGGCGAAACTCTTCCCGCATTCCGAGCAGGCGTAcggcttctctccagtgtgaatgcgcAGGTGACGCTGGAGGTCAATCAGCTGAGTGAAGCCTTTCCCACACACCGAGCAGCAATACGGCTTCCGTTCCGCGAGACCTGGATGCTCTTTGAGAAAACTCGTCCCACAGCCTGAGAAGCAATACGGCTTTCCTTCAGCATCGATGTTATGTTCTAGGAGATGGCCCTGAATTACAAAGTCCTTCCCGCACCGTGAGCAGCAATACGGCTTCTCCTCAGCATCGATATGCTCTTCTTGGTGGCACTGGTGAATAAAGCTCTTCCTGCAGTCGGAGCAGCAATGAGGTTTCTCGTCTGTGGGAATATCGTGTTCTTGGAGATGGCACTCATTGATAAAGCTCTTACCGCACTGTGAGCAGCAATCCAGCTTCTCCTCAGCATCGACATCATGCTTTTGGAGATGGCACTGATGAATAAAGCTCTTCCCGCAGTCCGGGCAGCAATAAGGCTTTTCTTCTACACCACGGTGACGTTGTTGGAGATGGCACTGATGGATGAAGctcttcccacagtctgagcagcAATACGTCTTCTCTTCTGTGAGGAGATGATGTTCTTGGAGGTGGTACTGATGAATAAAACTCTTGCCAAAGTCTGAG from Pygocentrus nattereri isolate fPygNat1 chromosome 23, fPygNat1.pri, whole genome shotgun sequence encodes the following:
- the LOC108443757 gene encoding zinc finger protein 850-like, coding for MSRKKTLHCSECGKSFSQQCHLQDHQRIHTGEKPYRCSQCGKSFTQQNHLKRHQRIHTGEKRFCCSRCGLSFTDSGTLKNHQRVHTGEKPYRCSQCGKRFAQQSTLQQHQRVHTGEKPHDCAKCGKRFTRLTYLRMHQRVHTGERPYICSECARSFTRLGNLHKHQRVHAEVKPHHCTRCGRSYFNRGTLNRHLRVHAADTPASVPALLSSQTPLMMDEERTLPSSEYGESFVPQRRLQEHHADADKEPYCSSDFGKSFIHQYHLQEHHLLTEEKTYCCSDCGKSFIHQCHLQQRHRGVEEKPYCCPDCGKSFIHQCHLQKHDVDAEEKLDCCSQCGKSFINECHLQEHDIPTDEKPHCCSDCRKSFIHQCHQEEHIDAEEKPYCCSRCGKDFVIQGHLLEHNIDAEGKPYCFSGCGTSFLKEHPGLAERKPYCCSVCGKGFTQLIDLQRHLRIHTGEKPYACSECGKSFAQQSHLQQHQRIHTGEKPYFCSECGKSFSDSSNFRKHQRTHTGERPYICAECGLSFMDRSSLMTHQHNHTGEKPYSCTQCGKSFNRLSTLQLHQRVHTGEKPYFCPQCGKSFITGGTLKNHLRTHTGEKPFQCLYCGRSFAQQSTLQQHMRIHTGERPYNCLECGKSFTQWNHLQLHQRTHTGERPFDCLQCGKSFTHKNSLLRHQTVHAGDRPY